In one Deltaproteobacteria bacterium genomic region, the following are encoded:
- a CDS encoding AbrB/MazE/SpoVT family DNA-binding domain-containing protein produces the protein METVTVSPKFQVVIPLSVREALDIHPGEKIKVLQYENRIEYIPMRDMKEMRGFLKGIDTTVIREKDRL, from the coding sequence ATGGAAACAGTAACCGTTTCACCTAAATTTCAGGTTGTTATTCCGCTCTCAGTCAGGGAGGCGCTGGACATCCATCCGGGAGAAAAAATTAAGGTCCTTCAGTATGAAAATCGAATTGAATATATTCCCATGAGGGATATGAAGGAGATGCGGGGATTTCTAAAGGGTATTGATACTACAGTAATTCGTGAGAAAGATCGCTTATGA
- a CDS encoding DMT family transporter, which yields MLWFFLSLLTALAVATSDALSKIALKDCDAETIAWVRWAFALPFLLCFLPFIEIPELDRQFWFIVFIALPLEITAIILYMKAIKVSPLSLTIPFLALTPVFLIITSFVFLGEFPDSSGIAGIMFIATGAYLLNVEKFREGIWAPLKAINNEKGSKLIILVALIYSITSNLGKMAILHSSPLFFAISYTFLLTLFLAPFVWSRRRKEGVLFKVKPLLFVMIGLAYAVMLICHFWAISLIEVAYMISIKRTSMIFSVIYGWLLFREENMRQRLLGSSVMAAGVALILL from the coding sequence TTGCTCTGGTTTTTTCTATCATTACTGACGGCGCTGGCTGTCGCTACATCGGATGCCCTTTCCAAGATTGCTCTCAAAGATTGTGATGCAGAGACCATTGCCTGGGTAAGGTGGGCTTTTGCCCTCCCTTTTCTTCTGTGCTTTCTCCCATTTATTGAAATTCCTGAGCTTGACCGGCAATTCTGGTTTATTGTTTTTATTGCCCTGCCCCTGGAAATAACAGCCATTATTTTATACATGAAGGCAATCAAAGTCTCTCCCTTATCTCTTACCATCCCTTTTCTTGCTCTTACGCCCGTCTTTTTAATTATTACCTCATTTGTCTTTCTTGGCGAGTTTCCCGACAGTTCAGGTATAGCCGGTATTATGTTTATTGCGACAGGCGCCTACCTCTTGAATGTAGAGAAATTCAGGGAGGGAATCTGGGCGCCACTAAAGGCTATCAACAATGAAAAAGGCTCTAAATTAATAATACTTGTAGCATTAATCTATAGTATTACTTCAAATCTTGGAAAGATGGCCATTCTACACTCTTCGCCACTTTTTTTCGCCATATCCTATACTTTCCTCCTTACTCTTTTTCTTGCTCCCTTTGTCTGGTCGAGGAGAAGAAAAGAGGGGGTGCTTTTCAAGGTAAAACCTCTTTTGTTTGTCATGATCGGACTTGCTTATGCCGTGATGCTCATCTGTCATTTCTGGGCAATTTCACTCATCGAGGTGGCTTACATGATCTCCATAAAAAGAACGAGTATGATCTTCAGCGTCATCTACGGCTGGCTACTTTTCCGGGAAGAGAATATGAGACAGCGGCTGCTTGGAAGCTCCGTTATGGCAGCCGGTGTTGCTCTTATTCTGCTATGA
- a CDS encoding 16S rRNA (uracil(1498)-N(3))-methyltransferase yields MNLILIEEKDYAGKSRVRLRGRALKHAKEVFKATKGDELTVGLLNGKMGKGRVTTIENGFLDMELNLHSDPPPPLAVTLIIALPRPKMLSRVLESATSMGVKDMYIINSWRVEKSYWLSPKLEEGNIREHLIAGLEQAKDTILPQVHLRRLFTPFIREELPVLMKGSLPLVAHPVASDSFPERSQEKVTLAIGPEGGFITREVETFEEIGFKTVTLGERILRVETAVPVLLSKLS; encoded by the coding sequence ATGAACCTCATACTCATAGAAGAAAAAGACTATGCCGGCAAAAGCAGAGTTCGTCTTAGAGGCAGGGCTCTCAAACATGCAAAAGAGGTATTTAAAGCGACTAAAGGAGACGAACTGACGGTAGGTCTTTTAAATGGAAAAATGGGTAAAGGACGGGTTACGACCATAGAGAATGGCTTTCTTGACATGGAGCTTAATCTCCATTCCGATCCCCCTCCCCCACTTGCGGTAACTCTCATTATAGCCCTGCCCCGTCCAAAAATGCTAAGCCGCGTACTTGAATCAGCGACCTCAATGGGCGTAAAGGATATGTATATTATCAATTCATGGCGTGTGGAAAAGAGCTATTGGCTGAGCCCCAAACTTGAAGAAGGCAACATACGCGAACACCTCATTGCCGGTCTTGAACAGGCAAAAGACACAATCCTGCCGCAAGTACACCTTCGAAGGCTCTTCACGCCTTTTATTAGAGAAGAACTGCCTGTGCTAATGAAAGGCAGCCTTCCCCTCGTAGCTCATCCGGTGGCATCCGATTCTTTTCCTGAGCGATCCCAGGAAAAAGTAACACTGGCCATCGGGCCTGAAGGGGGATTTATTACGAGAGAGGTCGAAACATTCGAGGAGATTGGATTTAAGACGGTTACACTGGGAGAAAGGATACTGAGGGTGGAAACAGCTGTTCCGGTGCTGCTTTCAAAGTTGAGTTGA
- a CDS encoding type II toxin-antitoxin system VapC family toxin, whose amino-acid sequence MNLVDSCGWLEYFADGPNADFFAPHIEKTENLIVPTICILEVFKVVLKQRNENAALQAVALMEQGKVVALSDSIAISAARLGIDNKLPLADSVILSTARVNRAVIWTQDADFKGIDGIEYIEKSKL is encoded by the coding sequence ATGAACCTTGTTGATTCCTGTGGCTGGCTAGAGTATTTTGCAGACGGCCCTAATGCCGACTTCTTTGCTCCACATATCGAGAAAACGGAAAACCTGATAGTTCCTACCATTTGTATCCTGGAAGTGTTTAAGGTCGTTTTAAAACAGCGTAATGAAAATGCAGCCTTACAGGCAGTTGCCTTGATGGAACAGGGAAAAGTTGTAGCGTTGAGTGATTCTATTGCTATAAGTGCTGCACGATTAGGAATAGATAACAAACTTCCCCTTGCAGATAGTGTTATCCTCTCAACGGCACGTGTTAACCGTGCCGTTATCTGGACCCAGGATGCTGATTTTAAGGGGATTGATGGTATTGAATATATTGAAAAGAGCAAGTTGTAA
- a CDS encoding HAD-IA family hydrolase: MSIKLVIFDLDGTLVDSIIDLTHALNYATKPFGIRERSVDEMRDLVGTGISIVIDKVLAEKGELKEKVLARFLDYYWEHLVDYTPLYPGVEETLQSLEGYKKAVVTNKREKFAKKGLNELGVGHYFDAILGSDSVGKKKPSPEPILHLLKMFDLVPGEAVMVGDSEIDMAAGKAAGVRTVGVTYGYRGRKSLIDADFVIDDLLELSGLIERSLSD, translated from the coding sequence ATGTCCATTAAGCTTGTTATATTCGATCTCGACGGAACGCTTGTTGATTCCATTATAGACCTGACCCATGCCCTCAATTATGCGACTAAACCCTTTGGTATTCGAGAAAGATCCGTTGATGAAATGCGTGACCTTGTCGGTACGGGCATATCTATAGTCATAGATAAGGTGCTTGCTGAAAAGGGGGAGCTCAAGGAAAAAGTACTTGCCCGCTTTCTCGATTACTATTGGGAGCATCTTGTCGATTATACGCCGCTTTATCCGGGTGTAGAGGAAACTCTTCAGTCCCTTGAAGGATATAAAAAGGCGGTAGTAACGAACAAGCGCGAAAAGTTTGCCAAAAAAGGGCTTAATGAATTAGGTGTTGGCCATTACTTTGATGCCATCCTTGGAAGCGATAGCGTCGGTAAAAAGAAGCCTTCACCGGAGCCTATTCTTCACCTGCTTAAAATGTTTGATCTTGTTCCCGGGGAGGCCGTCATGGTTGGTGACAGTGAAATTGATATGGCGGCAGGAAAGGCCGCAGGGGTGAGAACGGTGGGTGTGACTTACGGCTACAGGGGAAGGAAGTCGCTTATTGATGCTGATTTTGTTATTGACGACTTACTGGAGCTATCAGGGCTGATAGAGCGTAGTTTGTCGGATTGA